DNA from Geobacter sulfurreducens PCA:
TGTTCCAGTCGTCCCACTTGCGGAACCAGCTCACCTCCAGGTCCGTTGATTTGAACCCGTTCAGGTAGGCCGCTACACCCAGCGCGAGGTCGCCGCCGTGACCGTTTTCCTCGTCCAGCGAGAAAATCACGTTCCGGCCCCCGAATACCGTCAGCCCTATCGGGCCGGCGTTGTTCAGGTCTACCTGACCGCCGTCGATGATCGCCGTGCCTGCCGCTAGGTTGACGAACTGACGGCCAAGGCGGATGTCCAGTTTGTCGAACAGTCCCCGGTACTCGCCGTACAGGTAGTAGAGCCTGCCGTTGAACCCTTCTCCGTTGTTCAGGTCCTGCGTCATCCGCCCGTAACCGAACAAAGAGGCCTTGCCAGCCTTGTCCAGGTTCGTGACCGACATCCGCAGGTACTCACCCAGCTCTATCTGTCTCTGATCGTTGAAGTAGTTGTTGAACCAGAGCAGCTGGGTCGAGCTCCTGCCATGGATCTCTGCGGACCAGGCCGTGGACGCGGTCAGCACGGAACCGAGCAGGAGCAGTCGAGTGAACCCTTTGATTCCCATTAAGTGGACCTCCTTTCTTCATTCTATCTGCAACTCGAAGCTTGTTCCGGCAGGATCACGGCGGCTGCTGACATCACCTCCTTCGGCCGTCTCCCGTCCCTATCACAACCGTTGATCACTTTTGGCGCGTCTGATCAGCGCGGTTACGATGCCCTGGCATAGTCCGTACGGCCGATACCGCCCGTGCCGTGGACAAACATCCGGACGAATTCCCGCACGGCCTTCTCTCGGTCCGTGGGACGGTACTGCTTGCGCAGCAGTACCTCTTCGATATTGAAAAAACAGTAGAACATGGCGTGAAACACCCGCGCACCAAGCTCGGGGTCGAAACTGCCGATGCTGCCCCGCTGCTGCAGCTCACGGAAATAGGACGCGATCACTTCGAACAGCTCGTCCAAAAACGTGTGGTACACCCCCAGCAGCTTCTCAGGCGAGCGCTGGACCTCCGCGTGCATGATCCGAAGCCAGTCCTTCAGCTGGATCAGCGTGTCCAAAAGGATGTTCGCCATGGCCGCCAGCGCATCCTCGTAGGGCATGGCGAGCGCCCGGGGCACGAAGGCGCGCAGCGACGGCAAAATGGAATAACGGGTGATCGCTTCTTCGAGAAGTTTTTCTTTGGAGGGAAAATGGCGGAAGAGCGTCACCTCCGCGATGCCCGCCTGTCGGGCGATCTCGCGGGTCGTGGCTCCCAGGTACCCCTTGGTCGAGAACAGACCGAGGGCCGTTTCGAGGATCCGCTCATGGGTCACGGTAAACGGATCGAACGGGCCTTCACCTTTGACAACCGAGCACGACAAGGCAACCTCCTTGTCCGTCGTCCCATCAGTGGGACCTGCGCACAACCTTCACTCATGGAAGATCGTGTCTACGTAATGCACTAAACACTCGGAAGAGGGGGAAGCTAGCCAGGCTCCTGCGACTGAAAGCCGGAACGGGCGGTGAAGACAGCCAGTCGGAGCAACTCATGAGCTAATGGGAATGAGTTTAAAGCGGGTTGCCATTTTGTCAAATTTTCGAGGTAAATTAGTCTAAAAAAACT
Protein-coding regions in this window:
- a CDS encoding TetR/AcrR family transcriptional regulator, yielding MSCSVVKGEGPFDPFTVTHERILETALGLFSTKGYLGATTREIARQAGIAEVTLFRHFPSKEKLLEEAITRYSILPSLRAFVPRALAMPYEDALAAMANILLDTLIQLKDWLRIMHAEVQRSPEKLLGVYHTFLDELFEVIASYFRELQQRGSIGSFDPELGARVFHAMFYCFFNIEEVLLRKQYRPTDREKAVREFVRMFVHGTGGIGRTDYARAS